atgctggtgaccaaaacacaacataggctggtccatgctggtagatcatgctggtccatgctggtgaccaaaacacaggctggtccatgctggtccatgctggtggaCCATGCTGGTGACCAAAACACAACATAGGCTGGTCCATGCTGGATTTTTCAGCAGACCAGAATTGatctatcaccagcttatgttAGTATTAAATATACAATGTATTCTGGTAACTATCAAAATAAAGACATAGTGTTCATAacagtatttttatttaataaattatacattaacaatacaataatattaCAAAAAAAACCTACATCTAAATAAAAATATCATCTATAATAGATGCATTATTTAGAAATAACAAATATAATTCAAAATGAAAATAGCAACaaagaaattataaaaaaaaaatgttcaaagtattttttttctttttcttgttaaTATCCATTATCTTCTCTGTTATGTATCTTCCGGTCTTTGCCAATCCGGCCAGCATTTATTGGTCTTTCTCGTACAGCCACTgcttgaagcaaactgaaaataagaaacaacaatgttttaacaaatcgtattaaattatgtgatgacagaactgtaaacagaatagttaTTAACTTTCTTCCTTTACTTGGCATTCTTCAAAAATACACAGATTGCAGCACATCGTTTCACGTCTTTGTAGAGCCTTTCTCAGCAGTAGAGTAATGTGTTGGCGAACCTTTGTTTCCTCCTGACAGATCACTTAAAGGTAtactcaattcaattcaatagctttattagcatgaccTCAGTTACATATAGTATTACCAAAGCTCTGTATAGTTGCAACAtctatacaatatatatatacaatatatatatatatacattatatatactCCCCCTTGTGGCCAAAGGGGGACACAACTCTTGTCTTCAGATGTATGCTTGAGTGCAGGAAATGTAGCTCAGTGACTTTTGTCAactaaacataaaacaatacataTTTTAGTAAACGGGACATTATAATCTCTGCACATTAACTCTATAATTGCCTCTGCCATGGTgccaaaatgaaatgaaataaacaaTATATAAACCATAAACAAATACAGAAAGTCGTGTTCACTGCAGCGATCTATTTCACACACAAAACTATGTAAGATCgaaaataaatgttgtagtctttttgcatattagaaacagaGTTGGCGAcagtaagactgcgatataatgtttatgtagcaataatacatatgacatctaTTTTTTTAACGTCTCCATTACCGATAAAAAGATTGTTAACGTTGGaccttaacggtaccacggtctttaataattcagccccgggggcCCGTTAATgctggggctcggtacccatccctagttttaattattacatcatcaatattacatttcaaataaccAAGAACTTGGTATCTCACAAAGAGCAAGTGGCTAGTGCTGCTAAGAACATACCTTTCAAAACTGATAGCTTCTGTGGGGTTAGAGGCTGCCTGGTGGTCTTGGTGGTGGGGCATTCCTTTCCAGTCAGGCTCCTTTCCCCTAAGGTGTCGGTGCCCCAAAACGCCACAGCCAACTCCTTCACGAACATGGAGTCCCttgtgttgttttttatttttgcccAGACCTCTGGACGCACTGGAATCTCCCCTTGCAAGTCAATGACAACAATCTGAAACATAAAATGTGTAGTAGCCTATACATAAAAGCTAGACACCAATATGAGACTGAGgagcaaaaataaaaaagctCCACTATGGAAATAATATATACCTTCCCATGTGGCTCGCTCTTTGAAGGGGAATTATTGGGGTGTGTGGGTGTCCAGGGTGCAGGCTCACACTGTTCAGGTATCTCAGATGGTTCTTCTACAGAATGTGAATAAGACAAAGAAAGGACAAAAACATTTCATCAATAGTATAAATTCATATGTGTATATCTCGATGGGCTGATTGTTTACACATTTCACTGCCATCTTGTCTGTTTCTTTTATTGTAGTTGCTGATGAAAGTTAAAATGAAAAATCGATCCAAGACTGTCATTATTATTTGCTtgcaatttaaaaacaaatgtactTACTTTGTGAAAATACCTGGTTTCATATCTTATCCAAATTAATGTTTAGATTTGCTGTCCTGTAGGTGGTGACTTccccttccagctcagctttggAATCCTCCAATGTAGCAGATCTTTATAAtgtaatgaaaaataaaatgatcaACAAAACAGCCTTTTAGCCTACCACCAGTCAAATCTGTTATTAAATGTACCTTCTGTATTAACCGTCTAAAGATAAGTTCCTGTTGTAATTGTGCAGCTGTATtatctgggaaatagaagaatcgggtaaggattcggtattggcagacaatcaatatcaaatTACTCGGATCGTTATAAGCATCAGCAtttgatcacctttgtctacttGCAGCTCaaatacaaagataactccactcctctcctaccactgcttacctctaataagccttggtagaactagtcatagggtccaggactgactgaagacatgtggaacagagtcccatacaggcatggttccatgtacaggaaactggaactttgaacaggtgttttcatcttttctgcctgaagattcacaagttcttgatcaggtgtttgaagtgggctggcatgatcctttctgcagcaaaacaaagaaaacattattaataatagcaatgatggtaacaacaataatattagtataactatttatatagcacttacacaattgcaaagtgattctcactacaaaaataaagaacaaaacaatatcatcaatacaaaaaataagcaTTAAAGACGATCAGAGACAAACATCCTCTTAAGTAAAAGACCAAATCATGTCAAGCTTTACATCtttcagtctttacaatgcaCTGTTGGAAATTACCTTCCAAATGCTAAATTCAAACTCAAAAATAACTGGGTAGCAAATtgctttacctgatagaacatgttccacacggagcagcaaccatccggatgggccttttgctgcatatcatctcctccctctccactgTTTCCAGTAGATCTCTGCTGCCTCTTTCCAATAAAACTGAAATGCcccaaaaaaaatcatatttaaaaagttaaaaacaataaattcTGGCATTAACATGGATTTgaatctcacctttttcctggaAGGCCAGGAAGTGGTTCCCTTTAAGTCCACAACCAGTCTTCTCTTTCTTTCATCCTCCGAAAATCTCCCAGCATGCaccaggaagaagaagaagaagaagaagaagaagaagaagaagaagaagaagaagaagaagaagaagaagaagaagaagaagaatttttcAGAACATTTtccttaaaaataagaaaaacataCCGATTTCTTTTTTAGAGCATCCATTTCTGTGGATGTCCCTTCACAATGATCAAATCAAAACATCTTCTTGGATCCTTGGAACTCTGATTCGTTTTGGAGGATTTGAAGTTGAGTCCTGAATCTCTTGGGTTTCTGTCAAAAGGTAAGTGTAAGTGAAGCTAacgttaatgtttaatgtccatGGTAATGATTTTACCTTACTTTAATTTCGGTAGtttatataaataattaaatatatatatggctTATGAAGTCTGCATACTCTAACCGTTAGAGTATAACGTTAGAGTAAGCCATCTTAATGTACcagtaaataatatattatatatatatataatatatattcatTACTGGTACATTAAGATGGCTTACTCTAACGGCTAgaataatacatatattataatattattagggctgtcagtcgattaaaatatttaatcgcgattaatcgcatgattgtccatagttaatcgcgattaatcgcaaattaatcgcacattttttatctgttctaaatgtaccttagaggaatatttttcaagtttttaatactcttatcaacatatgagtggacaaatatgctttatgctaatgtttattttcatttgaacaatgacaaatattctcatgaatattaaacacaacaacctctgaatattacaaatattcgcctcaattcaacctggaacctctctcatacaatacaaagtgtgtgtgtgtgtgtgtgtgtgtgtgtgtgtgtgtgtgtgtgtgtgtgtgtgtgtgtgtgtgtgtgtgtgtgtgtgtgtgtgtgtgtgtgtgtgtgtgtgtgtgtgtgtgtgtgtgtgatcgttggagctatgtgcaactcaaggcatatgctcgaacgggagctgcctggacgctgcaatcatgagtgtgctgacttctcctacaacgtcccgctgtctgcttcctgcatcaagtcaagtgctcggcgcagttgtgtggatagagcgctcctctgttttcatttaaacagctccttatatccgttagcgcagctagctagcaccagatgctaacaacaacaatagccgcgttcgcactgcggtacggtaatgcacgtaaggtctctctctcgctcgctcgggccacacacaccctcccggtcctcccgatggccagtcggtgcctgccggtgagtgtggaagtgtggtctgctgcaagcgggcggcaggagcggggctgtcagcatcagcttgtagatggtattttaaactcgatgcgctctgaaactacggggcggccgaggaaaaaaatacacatgcgttaatcgcgttaaaataattagtggcgttaatttttgtttgcgttaacgcgttaacttgacagccctaaatattatataattcatATATgccgtatatacatatatatattatttgttaggcctatatatatatataggcctaacaaataatatatatatgtatatacggcTTATGAAGTCTGCATACTCTAACCGTTAGAGTCTAACGGTTAGAATAAGCCGTTGGCTACTCGCttattaatgttaattggtaGCCTAATTATTCGTACCTTTCCCAAGCAGAACCTGGCCGTTGAAATATTTTTCTTCCCAAAGAATGGGATAGAGGATGTCCGCTTGATATGTTTTTAGGTTGAAGTTTTGGATGTTTGTTATAGGTAGCTACAATAGCCTTAAATCCGTCCGTGTATTTCACATAAGCAAACATCCTGGCTGGCAGATGTCGGGCCGAACGGATTACTTGTATACATTATTGGCCTCACGCGCTACCTATTTCTTTTGCGCACGAGACACTGCTCTGGAATCttgaattctagaatgttctTCTAAGAGCTGTCATTATAGCATGAAACGCTGTCATTCATCTTATTATGTAATGCAGTGGCGCGATACAGTCTATTATTTTAGTGCCTGTTTTTGTCAACCTCCTTATTATGCTGCAGCGGCAATAGCTTGCAACTAACGCTAGCTTCCGGCTAATGTTAGCTTGCAACACGCGAGCAAGCAGTTAACGGGAGTTTGCAGCTAACGGGAGTttgcagctaacgctagcttgcCTCCAACGTTAGCTTGTTTAACTCAGCGGCCAAGTATTTTGCTTGAGAACCATTACGTTAACGCTACCATTTTAGCCAAAACTCATAACAAATGTAACTAGCATATCTTAGTTGGTCATTTATTAACGCTATCGTTTTAATGCAGTATTCAGGACACCATCGCTCACCCTTTACAAATAATATTTGTCCCTTGAAGAAATCGTCCTCCCAGCGTACCCAATATACAGTGTCAAGGTTACTTTGTATATATTTCTCCCTGTCAAAGTCCTTGATATAAGACGTCGGAACGATTTCTTTTACTCCGTCGTCCAAGTATTTCACGATCTTGTGGTTGCTGTGTGGGTCAGTCCAGAGCCCTATAATAGAGATTATAGATCTCTGGATCAGTCGAACATCTCCTGtctctcagccaatcacagagTGAATTTAACTCACGCGCTTCCCGCTTTGTATAgttaaatataataagacaagTAAATACCATAGACTGCATTTCTCTTACAGTTTGTATCTGTGTGCAGTAGACGTAGTATATAGATATATAATGCTTGCAATCTTTTGAACTCTAGCAACACAGATAAGGTTTACAAATTAAATTATACTAATCAGTTTAGAATATCCAAGTTTCTTTTTTGGCAAATAAATTACTTTTATCTAAAAATATTCATTGTTTTTTCTCATTTAAAATTACAAATGTAATCttgtaaatgttgtgttttgtctgaaTATGTACccctctccctggctccataatATTACATTTAATGGCCcccaatgccccccccccccccccagctgtaTATCTCATATTATTTTCCTCTCCTGTTCTGATGGAGCTGTAGCTGTGTCTCTCACATCTGAATTTATAATATAGATCTtaacaattatttattttttaaagtgtgGATTTTTCTAAGTACCTTTTTTTAAAACCAACAATTGAGTGTCACCTTACACTGGTGCTATAGTCCGAGTTAGTAAAAACTGCTCGTTAATTTAAATTGTTCGGTTTTTACTGTCAGTAGAATAATTTCAACCTATTATTGGTGAAATTGCCATTCATTAGTCAGTCTGTTAATGATACCCATGttcttttttcattttagaaTTTCAAAACGGAAGTACTTGGAGCCTCACAGTACAATCAACGCTGAGCTAAACTGAAAAGTGGACATTTTGATGTAAGTTAATTCATGATATTTTTGTGTTAAACCTTTCAAAGTATCAATtctgtaattattatttttcattcTTACCTGGTGATGTCATTTTAAGGTGGCAGATGACTTCAAAAACAATTCAGGGTTACACGTTGCAGATGTTGAGGTGAGCGAGGATTATGCTGTTTCAATTTATGTAAGACATTATTTCGGACTGGACAAAACAACGTTTTCTTTATCCTGTGCAGACCATGCAGGGCTCAAAGCTATcttttaaaagtggttgccaggctggcaaccaggcatcagcttttggttgccaaaactgaaaatacggttgccatttttagtcaccttgtattttaaataattaagatactatacagttatacatcaacttaataatgaacatgtgacacaaaagaatgttcaaatgctttacaataagtaattaacacaattattttaaacctaagtggtagtaaacttgtccaccctcaattgctggtatacaaaataccagtagtgcagctgctgtcatgttcttcacagatccacaaatgaattgagcaagtcactagtttcttggtcatccgttgtctccctttcaaatgtgttttttgtttacctttgtgctgacccccaccatagatgcactggcccttcagcattgaagtcttgaattggccagactaatacatgtctaatgttaaataaatgaaaaccattcacagctaagaattagatattaattattaatgctgtaaattacctttaatatgtctaactatatttaaaatgtgttacctTTGTATAGAAGTGATTATCATTTCATGccaatatttaaatggtaaagtttcgttttgcacttttattttggtagtaataagatcgggactcttattttgaatgaaCTTTTACCAGAAGTGAATGGACAACATTCCTCTTTGCTTTTCGTCCGGGTTCATCTTGCGCTTTATCAGTTGAAtgaatcactttgaacattCGTTTGAGATGTTGACGGGTTGGCCAAACCTTTTACTCCACAGTCAAACAACTTAATTAGCTTCGCcattttttgtaaaataaacaCACGCGAGTAAACGCGCATCGCTTTATGGCTCGGTAATCACACCAATGCACATGCAACTTAAGTATCAGGTTCCGACtggtcacaacaataattaaatatcactcttaatacaacaaataattaatttttatctattttggggtgcacattttgctgtttgctgtccttatttctttatgttaaaaactggttgccactgaaggcaaccaaaggccaagaagtggttgacattttttctgaatggttgccaatggcaacctggcaaccgttactgtcgagccctgccATGTCTCCACGTACAAGTTATGTCTCAAATGTTGAGGTAAATGCAATCACAATTCCCTTTGTGCTTTGGGTTGTCATACATTTCTGTATTCACTCACATTGTATGCAGAACCTGCATTCTTAAATacatgttttctgatgtttTTTTCCATTGCCCAGCAGATGGATTGGGATTCCCCATTTGAAGGCACTGTTTTTCTGGAGTCCTTAATATAAGACGTTGAAACGATTTCTTTAACTCCGTCGTCCAAGTATTTAACGTAGGCAAACATTTTTGCTTAATTGATCGTTTGATGTGGTTGCCGTGTGGGTCATCCAGAGCCCTATAATAGAAATTCTACATAAAGAAACAGGTAGATTACAAAGAAATGCATTTGATGCTCCCAGTTATTTGCATTATCCATCCtattatattgttttttttcttccacaTTTAGGTGCCAGTAACACATGTTACTCTGGGGAGAATTCTGGAGGCAGGCGAGACCCCACTCCCCAGAACGTTCCTTGCTCGCCTACACCAAGACCTGGACAACCCAGGTGGACTTGGGGCCTTTAGCATTGCCGGAGGGGACACACGGAATTCTGGAGCGCCCCCGAGAAGAGATATGGGCCAGAGATGTAAATACATCCCTTCTTACTTTTAATTtcaatatttgttttccttgaaCTGAAAAATGTATAATATGTCATTCCAGGTCCTCAAACATTACATCTGCATGTCTGCGGATagcagttaatggaccagcaccagagtATAATACAACAGTAACTGATTGCATTTTATTGAACTGCTTTGTTTTCAGGGTAGATTTACTTTACCCGAGGGTGTCCATTTCTGGCTATTTCTGACAACTACTACTGAGTAAAATATTGTACTATTTAGTATGCAGAACCTATATTCTTAATGCAGCTAACGCGAGCTTGCAGCTAACGCGAGCTTGCAGCTAACGCGAGCTTGCAGCTAACGCGAGCTTgcagctaacgctagcatgcCTCGAACGTTAGCTTGTTTAACTCAGTATTTTGCTTGCCGCTGACTAGCTAAATGGTTCTCCAACTAGCAATTGCTAGTTGGAGAACCATTACCTTAACGCTACCATTTTAGCCAAAACTCATAACAAATGTAACTAGCATATCTTAGTTGGTCATTTAGACAAACATTTTTTTCTGTGCAAAATGAATATTGCcatacaggaatgaaaagtcaataaataaacatgttgttaaaactcacacgtttttgttgtttgtcacAAAGCGTGCACCGCCCGCTTTCAATATGGCCCATACAGCTACATTTTAAACGAGCTCCCTCCCAAAATAAGATTCCAGAATGTAATGCTTACAGGTCTTTGGTTTggttctttatatgatcattatagttataaaaacacaagagaataaagtaaacgggtataaaatactatatgacagtaaaaaaagtttttgttaataaacaagaatacagtttgaaaggggagtgatttataacatatccataaagaaaaataaaatctgtttacagttgtgtttcatctgggtgttgagagatgtatccatagatctcttaatgttgctctcaaaatgcaccagattgatgcttttaacttcaacatttaaaaaaaatcttcctggggtagcatgggacccccctagaggaggttaggtccgccCCTCACtttaatcatgttcacatggatagaaaactaaatacatttgcacacatcttgtgtccatatctttctgttttggtggtcatgccacaactgtgcacgtgcatgcatacgagagtcatggtaagatatctggattaagaggttgctttttctttgcacagaatgaaagaaaggcagaatgaatgggctgtgattttagtttttttaagcagaggtcaatcatttgtacggccctcggaggatgttgaacaaattgaaatggtccttgagaggaaaaatgttccccacccctgggttAATGGGTACTTTTGGTTGCGGcttctgtctgtttttccttctgTTTTACTGTATATCATTGAGTATGTAATGTCTATGCCTCTGGAAATTTGAATTGGTATTTTCTTactattgtgtacaaatagcagTTAAGCTATTCAGCATCGTAAAAGCAATTAACTGATAACATATGAATGTATAACTCAATAATTTAGGTTAAAAACTATACTTAGTTAATGAGCCAGAGGGTTGGTTGTGCCAATGTAGATGGACCATGTCTCATAGTGACTTTTTAAAAGGTCTATAGTTTTGAAATGCATTATAGCAATGCAAGAATATAAGCTTTCTATATGCTATTACTCCTTATTTCAACCGTATATCATTGCAATTCTTTCAAAGAAATTCTACATTTATCAGAATTGTAactctttaaatgtttgtttacgTAATGCCATTGCTTGTGgggtatttttttctttatggaaTAGATCAATGATTCGCAAAAACAAAATGCATTTGTATTTGTAAAGACAAACATGAGAAATTGCT
This genomic stretch from Pseudochaenichthys georgianus chromosome 18, fPseGeo1.2, whole genome shotgun sequence harbors:
- the LOC117463863 gene encoding BEN domain-containing protein 5-like, which codes for MKPEEPSEIPEQCEPAPWTPTHPNNSPSKSEPHGKIVVIDLQGEIPVRPEVWAKIKNNTRDSMFVKELAVAFWGTDTLGERSLTGKECPTTKTTRQPLTPQKLSVLKVCFKQWLYEKDQ